From the Cryptomeria japonica chromosome 2, Sugi_1.0, whole genome shotgun sequence genome, one window contains:
- the LOC131038397 gene encoding uncharacterized protein LOC131038397, whose translation MATAVLEVEFAVCECCGLKEECTPAYIARVRERFYGRWVCGLCSEAVKDELCRANAIIGMEEALQAHMKFCKQVRSDVNANPAVHLVGTMRRLLRKSLDSPRALRSTPSSPRVNEDVARKGIARSNSCFSTLAR comes from the coding sequence ATGGCGACGGCTGTGTTGGAGGTTGAATTTGCGGTCTGTGAGTGCTGCGGACTGAAGGAGGAATGCACGCCTGCTTACATTGCTCGGGTGCGTGAGCGGTTCTATGGGCGGTGGGTCTGTGGGCTGTGTTCTGAGGCTGTGAAGGATGAGCTTTGCAGGGCTAATGCGATTATTGGGATGGAAGAAGCTCTGCAGGCTCATATGAAATTTTGTAAGCAGGTTCGATCGGATGTTAATGCTAACCCGGCTGTGCATCTTGTGGGTACCATGCGGCGGCTGTTGAGAAAAAGTCTTGACTCGCCCAGAGCCCTGCGATCCACTCCGAGTAGCCCTCGTGTTAATGAGGATGTTGCCCGCAAGGGTATTGCGCGTTCTAACAGCTGCTTCTCCACATTGGCTAGATGA